In the Corynebacterium suedekumii genome, one interval contains:
- a CDS encoding acetate kinase — protein sequence MTYALVLNSGSSSIKFQLLDPSLDANAEPLVSGLVEQIGEPEGNIVIKIRGEKVTSTLPIPDHSAGLEMAFAMMAEHGVGPKDVDISAVGHRVVHGGKVFSRPEIINDQVVEMIRDLIPLAPLHNPANVDGIEVARQILPDIPHVAVFDTGFFADMPPAAALYAINAEVAGEHGVRRYGFHGTSHEFISQQVPALVGKDPADVNQIVLHLGNGASCSAVQGGHAIDTSMGMTPLAGLVMGTRSGDIDPGIIFHLYRTAGLSIDEIDTLLNRSSGIKGLSGVNDFRALREMIDNGDTDAWSAYNIYIHQLRRYIGSYMIALGRVDAITFTAGVGENAKFVREDALAGLEMYGIQIDPERNDLPNDGPRQISTDDSAIKVFVVPTNEELAIAQKATELAKA from the coding sequence ATGACCTACGCACTCGTTCTCAACTCCGGATCGTCGTCGATCAAGTTCCAGCTGCTGGACCCCTCGCTCGACGCCAACGCGGAGCCGCTGGTCTCCGGCCTCGTCGAGCAGATCGGTGAGCCGGAGGGCAACATCGTCATCAAGATCCGCGGCGAGAAGGTCACCTCCACGCTGCCGATCCCGGACCACTCCGCCGGCCTGGAGATGGCGTTCGCCATGATGGCCGAGCACGGCGTCGGCCCGAAGGACGTGGACATCTCCGCCGTCGGCCACCGCGTCGTCCACGGCGGCAAGGTGTTCTCCCGGCCGGAGATCATCAACGACCAGGTCGTCGAGATGATCCGGGACCTCATCCCGCTGGCCCCGCTGCACAACCCGGCCAACGTCGACGGCATCGAGGTCGCCCGCCAGATCCTCCCGGACATCCCGCACGTCGCGGTCTTCGACACCGGATTCTTCGCCGACATGCCCCCGGCCGCCGCCCTCTACGCCATCAACGCCGAGGTCGCCGGCGAGCACGGTGTCCGTCGCTACGGTTTCCACGGCACCTCCCACGAGTTCATCTCGCAGCAGGTCCCGGCGCTGGTGGGCAAGGACCCGGCCGACGTCAACCAGATCGTCCTCCACCTGGGCAACGGCGCGTCCTGCTCCGCCGTCCAGGGTGGCCACGCGATCGACACGTCCATGGGCATGACCCCGCTCGCGGGCCTGGTCATGGGTACCCGCTCCGGTGACATCGATCCGGGCATCATCTTCCACCTCTACCGCACCGCGGGTCTGAGCATCGACGAGATCGACACCCTGCTCAACCGCAGTTCGGGCATCAAGGGTCTGTCCGGTGTCAACGACTTCCGTGCGCTGCGCGAGATGATCGACAACGGCGACACCGACGCCTGGTCCGCCTACAACATCTACATCCACCAGCTGCGCCGCTACATCGGTTCGTACATGATCGCCCTCGGCCGCGTCGACGCGATCACCTTCACCGCCGGCGTCGGTGAGAACGCCAAGTTCGTCCGCGAGGACGCCCTGGCCGGCCTGGAGATGTACGGCATCCAGATCGACCCCGAGCGCAACGACCTGCCCAACGACGGTCCGCGCCAGATCTCCACCGACGACTCCGCCATCAAGGTCTTCGTCGTCCCCACCAACGAGGAGCTGGCCATCGCCCAGAAGGCCACCGAGCTGGCGAAGGCGTAA
- a CDS encoding GNAT family N-acetyltransferase, protein MHTLIAAHPLAALSPLEVHKLYKLRVDIFVHEQRCPYAEIDDVDADPDTVHLLAWDVAGRQLLGTARVFPDGARLRLGRVCVTPSARGTGLSGQLVEAATGLAEGRDVVLDAQVPLVEFYRGFGFEPVGDVFDDEGILHQPMLRVAASEA, encoded by the coding sequence GTGCACACTCTCATCGCCGCCCACCCCCTCGCGGCGTTGTCACCGCTCGAGGTCCACAAACTCTACAAGCTGCGGGTGGACATCTTCGTCCACGAGCAGCGCTGCCCGTACGCGGAGATCGACGACGTGGACGCGGATCCGGACACCGTCCATCTGCTGGCCTGGGACGTCGCCGGGCGGCAGCTACTGGGGACTGCACGGGTCTTCCCCGACGGCGCCCGGCTGCGGCTGGGACGGGTGTGCGTGACGCCGTCGGCGCGGGGCACGGGACTGTCCGGACAGCTCGTTGAAGCAGCGACCGGGCTGGCCGAGGGCCGGGACGTGGTCCTGGACGCCCAGGTCCCGCTGGTGGAGTTCTACCGCGGGTTCGGGTTCGAGCCCGTCGGCGACGTCTTCGACGACGAGGGAATCCTGCATCAGCCGATGCTGCGGGTCGCCGCCTCCGAGGCCTGA
- a CDS encoding MFS transporter — MTTTTTPVRTDFKGNDASLFGIVLAVITFWLFAQTTMNIGPLMADDIGMPMEVMNIAISLSALFSGMFIVMWGGFGDKFGLKKIATLGNVFGIIGSLLIAFAFSEAASGMVVTGRVLQGLSAGAIMPTTMALLKVYWEGPARQRAVSMWSIGSWGGSGLTAIFGGFMASTALGWRSIFIISAVVSVLSIILMRQIPEAAPGAGKPGRTDWIGIISLAVALASLLIVVTQGSSIGWTSWITWALLAVFLAAFGVFINQERNTGTPFVDFALFKNTVFTGATISNFLINGTAGALTVSLWVLQGAGNMSAAEAGYLTLGYAIFIIAFIRVGEKLLQKFGPRKPMIWGTLIVLVSIALLMATNTMQGTYQILAVISYSLFGLGLAFYATPSTDAALSNLPNDQVGSGSGIYKMASSLGAAFGVAASAAIFTALQTSGLDIVGAAIDFSGRQDNVAVREAGFVGLAFNALMAIAALISITFFIPKGKKAEAEA, encoded by the coding sequence ATGACCACCACGACCACACCAGTCAGGACCGATTTCAAGGGCAACGACGCCTCCCTCTTCGGCATCGTCCTCGCGGTCATCACCTTCTGGCTCTTCGCCCAGACGACAATGAACATCGGCCCCCTCATGGCCGACGACATCGGCATGCCGATGGAGGTGATGAACATCGCGATTTCGCTGTCCGCCCTGTTCTCCGGCATGTTCATCGTCATGTGGGGCGGCTTCGGCGACAAGTTCGGCCTGAAGAAGATCGCCACCCTCGGCAATGTCTTCGGCATCATCGGCTCCCTGCTCATCGCCTTCGCCTTCAGCGAGGCCGCCTCCGGCATGGTTGTCACCGGCCGCGTGCTCCAGGGCCTGTCGGCCGGCGCCATCATGCCGACCACCATGGCGCTGCTCAAAGTGTACTGGGAGGGTCCCGCCCGCCAGCGCGCCGTGTCCATGTGGTCCATCGGTTCCTGGGGCGGCTCCGGCCTGACCGCCATCTTCGGCGGTTTCATGGCCTCCACCGCCCTGGGCTGGCGCTCGATCTTCATCATCAGCGCAGTCGTCTCCGTCCTCTCGATCATCCTCATGCGCCAGATCCCCGAGGCGGCGCCGGGCGCGGGCAAGCCCGGCCGGACCGACTGGATAGGCATCATCTCCCTGGCGGTCGCTCTGGCGTCCCTGCTCATCGTCGTCACCCAGGGTTCCTCCATCGGCTGGACCAGCTGGATCACCTGGGCCCTGCTGGCGGTTTTCCTCGCCGCGTTCGGCGTCTTCATCAACCAGGAACGCAACACCGGCACCCCCTTCGTCGACTTCGCGCTGTTCAAGAACACCGTGTTCACCGGCGCGACGATCTCGAACTTCCTCATCAACGGCACCGCCGGCGCCCTCACCGTCTCCCTCTGGGTCCTGCAGGGCGCAGGCAACATGTCGGCCGCCGAGGCGGGCTACCTGACCCTCGGCTACGCCATCTTCATCATCGCGTTCATCCGCGTGGGTGAGAAACTGCTGCAGAAGTTCGGTCCGCGGAAGCCGATGATCTGGGGAACCCTCATCGTGCTGGTCTCCATCGCACTGCTCATGGCCACCAACACCATGCAGGGCACCTACCAGATCCTCGCGGTGATCTCGTACTCCCTGTTCGGCCTGGGACTGGCGTTCTACGCCACTCCCTCGACAGACGCCGCACTGTCCAACCTGCCCAACGACCAGGTCGGCTCGGGCTCCGGTATCTACAAGATGGCCTCGTCCCTGGGCGCCGCTTTCGGCGTCGCCGCGTCCGCAGCCATCTTCACCGCGCTCCAGACCTCCGGCCTCGACATCGTCGGTGCGGCTATCGATTTCTCCGGCCGACAGGACAATGTGGCGGTCCGTGAAGCCGGCTTCGTCGGCCTCGCCTTCAATGCCCTGATGGCGATCGCCGCCCTCATCTCCATCACCTTCTTCATCCCCAAGGGCAAGAAGGCCGAGGCGGAAGCCTAG
- a CDS encoding MFS transporter yields the protein MSTPTADTGPTGADREFTGTNPTLLGLVLAVLTFWLFAQSALNIGPVMAGDTGIPQPLMNTAISLAALFAGMFVVIAGGFGDRYGRVRFLTIGLVINIVGSLLVAGAFSDLSAVMMLLGRALQGLAAAFIMPTSLALVKTYWQGKDRQRAVSMWSIGTFGGSGLAALVGGWLTGTVVGWRGLFVLSAAVAVAAIILIRPLPESRPAAGLERRLDVAGIASFLVALLSAQVVATQGSSLGWAHPIILTLAAVAAAALIVFFRVESGNPDAFIDFRLFRSRSFSGAVLANFLMNSCVGVMTVALWMLQQAGGLSAADAGYVTLGYAVCVIAFIRVGEKMLQKLGPRKPMALGAATMLVAISFLMFTNLYQTSYIIMAAIGFSLFGLGLAFFATPATDTALSSLPDEYAGSGAGLFKMASSLGAAFGLAGSTAIFTALEETGVPALRELIPFVGVQYNVALREAGMVGIGFNALLAFIALVAILVVVPRQKRPADQIAVDSPTTHKS from the coding sequence ATGTCAACGCCCACCGCAGACACCGGCCCCACCGGCGCGGACCGTGAGTTCACAGGCACGAACCCGACCCTGCTCGGCCTGGTCCTGGCCGTCCTGACCTTCTGGTTGTTCGCCCAGTCGGCGCTCAACATCGGCCCCGTCATGGCCGGCGACACCGGCATACCGCAACCGCTGATGAACACCGCCATTTCCCTGGCAGCGCTGTTCGCCGGAATGTTCGTCGTCATCGCCGGCGGTTTCGGCGACCGGTACGGCCGGGTACGGTTCCTCACGATCGGGCTCGTCATCAACATCGTCGGTTCCCTGCTCGTGGCCGGAGCGTTCAGCGACCTGTCGGCGGTGATGATGCTGCTGGGCCGTGCGCTGCAGGGCCTGGCCGCGGCGTTCATCATGCCCACCTCTCTCGCGCTGGTGAAGACCTACTGGCAGGGTAAGGACCGCCAACGCGCCGTGTCGATGTGGTCGATCGGCACCTTCGGCGGGTCCGGGCTCGCAGCCCTGGTCGGTGGTTGGCTCACCGGCACTGTGGTCGGCTGGCGCGGGCTGTTCGTGCTCAGCGCGGCCGTGGCCGTCGCCGCGATAATCCTCATCCGGCCACTGCCGGAGTCCCGGCCCGCCGCGGGGCTGGAGCGCAGGCTCGATGTCGCGGGCATCGCCAGCTTCCTCGTCGCCCTCCTGTCCGCCCAGGTGGTGGCCACCCAGGGATCCTCCCTCGGTTGGGCCCACCCGATCATCCTCACGCTGGCAGCTGTCGCCGCCGCCGCGCTGATCGTCTTCTTCCGGGTCGAGTCCGGTAATCCGGATGCCTTCATCGACTTCCGGCTCTTCCGCAGCCGCTCCTTCTCCGGTGCCGTGCTGGCGAATTTCCTCATGAACTCCTGCGTGGGTGTGATGACGGTGGCGCTGTGGATGCTGCAGCAGGCGGGAGGCCTCTCCGCCGCCGACGCCGGTTACGTCACCCTCGGCTACGCCGTGTGCGTCATCGCCTTCATCCGCGTGGGCGAGAAGATGCTGCAGAAGCTCGGCCCCCGCAAGCCCATGGCGTTGGGCGCCGCGACGATGCTGGTGGCCATCAGTTTCCTCATGTTCACCAACCTCTACCAGACCTCCTACATCATCATGGCCGCGATCGGTTTCTCCCTGTTCGGGCTGGGACTGGCCTTCTTCGCCACCCCGGCGACGGACACCGCCCTCTCCTCGCTCCCGGACGAGTACGCCGGTTCCGGCGCGGGACTGTTCAAGATGGCTTCTTCCCTTGGCGCGGCCTTCGGTCTCGCGGGTTCCACCGCCATCTTCACCGCGCTGGAGGAGACCGGGGTGCCTGCCCTGCGGGAGCTGATCCCCTTCGTGGGCGTGCAGTACAATGTGGCGTTACGCGAGGCAGGCATGGTGGGCATCGGATTCAATGCCCTCCTGGCTTTCATCGCCCTCGTCGCCATCCTCGTCGTCGTGCCCCGCCAGAAGCGGCCGGCCGACCAGATCGCCGTCGATTCCCCCACGACCCACAAGAGTTGA
- the pta gene encoding phosphate acetyltransferase, with protein sequence MSDPRSALLSVVNRNFDGVDIEGLAASLGLTVQRLDDHDPRVGSIVAAGLLDDGPALIVGTGNLHFDSEIAAALGVPVILLADAQGRHVQLAERHAQELDAVIAAAVTEDGLRDVVKLRDALNKADVAPVMSPPVFENWLLARAKDAKAHIVLPEGDDDRILLAAGQLLERDIVEITILGDKEDIRNRAGELGVDLSKAHIINHHTSPLAEEFAEDFVELRKKKGVSLEEARETMQDISYFGTMMVHKGLADGMVSGAAHTTAHTIKPSFQIIKTTPDASVVSSIFLMVLRGRLWAFGDCAVNPNPTAEQLGEIAVVSAKTAAQFGIDPRVAMLSYSTGVSGSGPDVDRAVDALGHAKRIDPSLKVDGPLQFDAAVDPGVAKKKMPDSDVAGHANVFVFPDLEAGNIGYKTAQRTGGALAVGPILQGLNKPVNDLSRGATVPDIVNTVAITAIQAGGK encoded by the coding sequence ATGTCTGACCCACGATCAGCACTGCTCAGTGTCGTCAACCGGAACTTCGACGGCGTCGACATCGAGGGCCTGGCAGCCTCTCTCGGACTCACCGTCCAGCGCCTCGACGACCACGACCCCCGGGTCGGTTCCATCGTCGCCGCCGGCCTGCTGGATGACGGTCCCGCCCTGATCGTCGGCACCGGCAACCTGCACTTCGACTCGGAGATCGCCGCCGCCCTCGGCGTCCCCGTCATCCTCCTCGCCGACGCCCAGGGCCGCCACGTCCAGCTCGCCGAGCGCCACGCCCAGGAGCTGGACGCGGTCATCGCCGCGGCGGTCACCGAGGACGGACTGCGCGACGTGGTCAAGCTGCGGGACGCGCTGAACAAGGCGGACGTCGCACCGGTCATGTCCCCGCCGGTGTTCGAGAACTGGCTGCTCGCCCGCGCCAAGGACGCCAAGGCACACATCGTCCTCCCCGAGGGCGACGATGACCGCATCCTGCTCGCCGCCGGTCAGCTCCTCGAGCGCGACATCGTCGAGATCACCATCCTCGGCGACAAGGAGGACATCCGGAACCGCGCCGGTGAGCTGGGCGTGGACCTGTCCAAGGCCCACATCATCAACCACCACACCTCCCCGCTGGCAGAGGAGTTCGCCGAGGACTTCGTCGAGCTGCGCAAGAAGAAGGGCGTCTCCCTCGAGGAGGCCCGCGAGACGATGCAGGACATCTCCTACTTCGGCACGATGATGGTGCACAAGGGCCTGGCCGACGGCATGGTCTCCGGCGCCGCCCACACCACCGCCCACACCATCAAGCCGTCCTTCCAGATCATCAAGACCACCCCGGATGCGTCGGTGGTGTCCTCGATCTTCCTCATGGTCCTGCGCGGCCGCCTCTGGGCGTTCGGTGACTGTGCGGTCAACCCGAACCCGACCGCCGAGCAGCTCGGTGAGATCGCCGTGGTCTCCGCGAAGACCGCCGCCCAGTTCGGCATCGACCCGCGGGTGGCCATGCTGTCCTACTCCACGGGTGTCTCCGGCTCCGGCCCGGACGTCGACCGCGCCGTCGACGCCCTCGGCCACGCCAAGCGCATCGACCCCTCCCTCAAGGTGGACGGCCCGCTGCAGTTCGACGCCGCCGTCGACCCGGGCGTGGCCAAGAAGAAGATGCCCGACTCCGACGTCGCCGGCCACGCCAACGTCTTCGTCTTCCCGGACCTCGAGGCCGGCAACATCGGCTACAAGACCGCCCAGCGCACCGGTGGCGCCCTCGCCGTCGGCCCGATCCTGCAGGGCCTGAACAAGCCCGTCAACGACCTGTCCCGTGGCGCCACCGTCCCCGACATCGTCAACACCGTCGCCATCACCGCCATCCAGGCCGGAGGAAAGTAA
- a CDS encoding FAD-dependent oxidoreductase, protein MSRPLRVAVVGAGPAGIYASDLLVKSGQDVAIDLFERMPAPFGLIRYGVAPDHPRIKGIVKSLHAVLDKPEIRLLGNIEIGKDITVDELSEFYDAIIFSTGATGDKELRIQGSDLQGSHGAGEFVGFYDGNPDFSRTWDLTAEKVAVIGVGNVALDVARILAKTADELKVTEIPDNVYENLGRSAVKEVHVFGRRGPAQAKFTPLELKELDHSENVEVIVDPEDIDYDEASEQARRDSKSVDLVCQTLENYAIREPKGAQHKLFLHFFESPVEILGEDGRVVGLKTERTELDGTGNVRGTGKFTTWDAQAVYRAVGYRSEAVEGVPFDAERAVIPNDGGRVLDPSTEAPVQGLYATGWIKRGPVGLIGNTKSDAKDTTTMLLEDFNTGRLSAPSKPEPQAVLELLDARGIPVTTWEGWRNLDAAERSLGEAEGRERKKIVEWDEMVVSSHPEYEI, encoded by the coding sequence ATGTCCCGCCCCCTGCGTGTCGCCGTCGTCGGCGCCGGCCCCGCCGGCATCTACGCCTCGGATCTGCTCGTGAAGTCCGGTCAGGACGTGGCCATCGATCTCTTCGAGCGGATGCCCGCCCCCTTCGGCCTCATCCGCTACGGCGTCGCGCCGGATCATCCGCGCATCAAGGGCATCGTCAAGTCGCTGCACGCGGTGCTGGACAAGCCCGAGATCCGGCTGCTGGGCAACATCGAGATCGGCAAGGACATCACTGTCGACGAGCTGAGCGAGTTCTACGACGCGATCATCTTCTCCACCGGCGCGACCGGTGACAAGGAGCTGCGCATCCAGGGCTCGGACCTGCAGGGCTCCCACGGCGCCGGCGAGTTCGTCGGTTTCTACGACGGCAACCCCGACTTCTCCCGTACCTGGGACCTCACGGCGGAGAAGGTCGCGGTCATCGGCGTGGGCAACGTCGCCCTGGACGTCGCCCGCATCCTGGCGAAGACGGCCGACGAGCTCAAGGTAACGGAGATCCCGGACAACGTCTACGAGAACCTCGGCCGGTCCGCGGTCAAGGAGGTCCACGTCTTCGGCCGCCGCGGCCCCGCCCAGGCGAAGTTCACCCCCTTGGAACTCAAGGAACTGGACCACTCGGAGAACGTCGAGGTCATCGTCGACCCGGAGGACATCGACTATGACGAGGCCTCGGAGCAGGCCCGCCGTGACTCCAAGTCGGTGGACCTGGTGTGCCAGACGCTGGAGAACTACGCCATCCGGGAGCCGAAGGGCGCCCAGCACAAGCTGTTCCTCCACTTCTTCGAGTCCCCGGTGGAGATCCTCGGCGAGGACGGCAGGGTCGTCGGCCTGAAGACGGAGCGGACCGAGCTCGACGGCACCGGCAACGTCCGGGGCACCGGTAAGTTCACCACCTGGGACGCCCAGGCCGTCTACCGCGCGGTCGGTTACCGCTCCGAGGCCGTCGAAGGCGTGCCTTTCGATGCCGAGCGCGCCGTCATCCCCAACGACGGCGGCCGGGTCCTCGACCCCTCCACCGAGGCACCGGTCCAAGGGCTGTACGCCACCGGCTGGATCAAGCGCGGCCCCGTCGGCCTGATCGGCAACACCAAGTCCGACGCGAAGGACACGACGACCATGCTGCTCGAGGACTTCAACACGGGCCGCCTGAGTGCCCCGTCGAAGCCTGAGCCCCAGGCCGTCCTGGAGCTTCTCGACGCCCGCGGGATCCCCGTCACCACCTGGGAAGGCTGGCGCAACCTCGACGCCGCCGAGCGTTCACTCGGCGAGGCGGAGGGCAGGGAGCGCAAGAAGATCGTCGAGTGGGACGAGATGGTCGTCTCCTCGCACCCCGAGTACGAGATCTAG